Proteins co-encoded in one Flavivirga eckloniae genomic window:
- a CDS encoding ferritin-like domain-containing protein translates to MLTQSTQYKNAFQEKATKLTNVKELIHHSKSVEDVREDKLHVLKELLNSAVVLEFATIPIYLQAMWTIKDNECDVAKSIRNIFQEEMLHMAMVCNMIVGIGGEPKIYDPKNGLKYPSGLPGGVHPELYLYLEGLNDCSLRNFMEIELPEEIAEIYDYETKEPVSIGGLCDQDGNITNVKHIQSHEHNTTIGELYDRINELFQELQPNMDVERQLAGPLSWWVMADATSVSKAIDMIKEQGEGSENVTPASTGMDNLAHFYRFWEVYYKKKIVQEGDKYYFKDPMPRPETYNIARVPKGGYKQEEVSPEVWHLINSFDEVYTDLVKFLEDAWAINGRGQAALVNAIEVMFKLEKFALPLMQIPIPDKEGLHYGPCFRMI, encoded by the coding sequence ATGTTAACACAGTCGACACAATATAAAAATGCCTTTCAAGAGAAAGCAACCAAACTAACTAATGTAAAAGAGTTAATCCATCATTCAAAATCTGTTGAAGATGTAAGAGAAGACAAATTACATGTATTAAAGGAATTATTAAACAGTGCTGTAGTATTAGAGTTCGCGACCATACCAATATATCTGCAAGCTATGTGGACTATTAAGGATAATGAGTGCGACGTTGCAAAATCAATCCGTAATATTTTTCAAGAAGAAATGCTACATATGGCCATGGTATGCAACATGATTGTGGGTATAGGAGGCGAGCCTAAAATATACGATCCTAAAAACGGATTAAAGTATCCTAGTGGGCTTCCGGGTGGTGTACATCCCGAGCTTTATCTGTACCTAGAAGGATTGAACGATTGTTCGCTTAGAAATTTCATGGAGATAGAGTTACCCGAAGAAATCGCAGAAATATACGACTACGAAACAAAAGAACCAGTAAGTATAGGTGGACTTTGCGATCAAGATGGAAATATAACCAACGTTAAGCATATCCAAAGTCATGAGCACAATACAACCATTGGAGAGTTATACGACAGAATTAACGAATTGTTCCAAGAGTTGCAACCAAACATGGACGTAGAGCGTCAATTGGCGGGACCACTATCATGGTGGGTTATGGCAGATGCTACAAGTGTATCTAAAGCCATCGATATGATTAAGGAACAAGGAGAAGGTTCAGAAAATGTAACGCCTGCCAGTACAGGAATGGATAATCTAGCCCACTTTTATCGTTTTTGGGAAGTGTATTATAAAAAGAAGATTGTACAAGAGGGGGATAAATATTACTTCAAAGACCCTATGCCAAGACCAGAAACCTATAACATAGCAAGGGTGCCTAAAGGTGGCTATAAACAAGAAGAGGTTTCGCCAGAAGTGTGGCATTTAATAAACAGTTTCGATGAGGTTTATACAGACTTGGTGAAGTTTTTAGAAGACGCTTGGGCGATAAATGGTAGAGGACAAGCAGCTTTGGTGAACGCGATCGAAGTTATGTTTAAGCTAGAAAAATTTGCTCTGCCACTTATGCAGATACCCATTCCGGACAAAGAAGGATTGCATTATGGGCCTTGTTTTAGAATGATTTAA
- a CDS encoding TMEM175 family protein, which yields MTSERLEAFSDGVIAIIITIMVLELKAPNEYTVEALFEILPTFISYFISFLYVSVYWLSHHQLFKVAKKINNKILWANLNLLFWLALIPFTTDWMGEGDHHTDIIPLASYGFVLVMCQLSLILLRSSIVRFHGKASLVGMQLGRKYIDFFCMVIYIIGLSLSALNAYIAMICFLLVALLKVVELGYVPKKA from the coding sequence ATGACATCAGAAAGACTAGAAGCTTTTAGCGATGGCGTTATAGCTATTATTATCACTATTATGGTTTTAGAATTAAAAGCGCCTAACGAATATACTGTAGAGGCTCTTTTTGAAATATTGCCAACATTTATTAGTTATTTCATCAGCTTTTTATACGTAAGTGTTTATTGGCTTAGTCACCACCAATTATTTAAAGTCGCTAAAAAAATAAATAATAAAATCTTGTGGGCAAATTTAAACTTATTGTTTTGGTTAGCTCTAATCCCGTTTACTACAGATTGGATGGGAGAAGGAGATCATCATACAGATATTATTCCCTTGGCTTCATATGGTTTTGTACTTGTTATGTGTCAGTTATCGTTAATACTTTTAAGAAGCTCCATTGTTAGATTTCACGGAAAAGCATCACTTGTAGGAATGCAATTAGGTAGAAAATATATAGATTTTTTTTGCATGGTTATTTATATAATAGGTTTATCCCTATCGGCTTTAAATGCATATATAGCCATGATATGTTTTTTATTGGTTGCTCTCCTTAAAGTAGTAGAGTTGGGCTATGTTCCGAAAAAGGCCTAG
- a CDS encoding SRPBCC family protein encodes MKQLLIVPAILIMIGCNGQNKAKLNSTAEPKMIAVYPSADKFVKTPLRNSITLKLNAPPSKVWSQVGRLERMPEYSSGLEKVDAEYDTSNKCTSFTCHFLPMEERQQGLDHSEKVVWYEPNIGLASLAHEPNAFDLQQSLGLITLKAEGDHTIFKWAIHFTSKNDEAIAMNIAAFKQALNDDIAQNLIKIFGGEVLENFSQDIQ; translated from the coding sequence ATGAAACAGTTATTAATTGTGCCAGCAATCTTAATAATGATTGGCTGCAACGGACAAAACAAAGCAAAGTTGAATAGTACAGCAGAACCAAAAATGATAGCAGTTTATCCAAGTGCCGATAAATTTGTAAAAACGCCATTAAGAAATAGTATTACACTAAAATTAAATGCTCCTCCTTCCAAAGTTTGGTCTCAAGTAGGAAGGCTGGAACGTATGCCAGAATACAGTTCTGGACTTGAAAAAGTAGACGCAGAGTACGATACTTCAAATAAATGTACCAGCTTTACATGCCATTTTTTACCCATGGAAGAAAGGCAACAAGGACTAGACCATAGTGAAAAAGTAGTATGGTACGAGCCTAACATCGGTCTAGCATCGTTAGCACACGAACCCAATGCATTCGATTTACAACAATCTCTTGGATTAATAACATTAAAAGCTGAAGGAGATCACACTATATTTAAGTGGGCTATTCATTTTACCTCAAAAAACGATGAGGCAATAGCAATGAATATAGCAGCATTTAAACAAGCTTTAAACGACGATATAGCTCAAAATCTCATAAAAATATTCGGAGGTGAAGTTTTAGAAAATTTTAGTCAGGACATACAATAA
- a CDS encoding Lcl C-terminal domain-containing protein yields MKQKLNILLAFLLLTTVNSFAQGKGDTTTKYSIGQNVPELGGIVFYLDATGKHGLVCAPQDQSTGSQWHYGAFTNTKSYDSIVGTGKANTSKIIVSQGVKPYAAKLCYDLELNGFSDWYLPSKKELSLMFSNIGRGAKSPNTNIGNFASDFYWSSTELDLNFAWAQYFLIGNIFTDLKNHECRVRAVRSF; encoded by the coding sequence ATGAAACAAAAATTAAATATTTTATTAGCTTTTTTATTATTAACCACCGTTAATTCTTTTGCTCAAGGCAAGGGAGATACCACAACTAAATATAGCATAGGGCAAAATGTTCCGGAATTAGGAGGCATTGTATTTTATTTAGACGCCACCGGAAAACATGGATTGGTATGCGCGCCACAAGATCAGAGTACCGGTAGTCAGTGGCATTACGGCGCTTTTACTAATACCAAATCTTATGATAGTATTGTTGGTACAGGAAAGGCCAATACATCAAAAATTATCGTAAGCCAAGGCGTTAAACCATATGCAGCTAAACTTTGTTACGATTTAGAGTTAAATGGTTTTTCAGATTGGTACTTGCCATCAAAAAAAGAACTGAGCTTAATGTTTTCAAATATTGGGCGAGGTGCTAAGTCTCCAAACACAAATATTGGTAATTTTGCTAGCGACTTCTATTGGAGCTCTACAGAGCTAGATCTAAACTTCGCTTGGGCTCAATATTTTCTTATAGGTAACATATTTACAGATCTTAAGAATCATGAATGCCGTGTTCGTGCTGTTCGTTCTTTCTAA
- a CDS encoding SRPBCC family protein produces the protein MNTKEYKNWRVVVVCELNAPPAKVWDLVGGFYNINQWHPDIIISEVPEKQAEERDIRRKITFPNQKPTYEELVFMDNENMHYKYKWNKGEWGEIVQNYHAQIQVVETKLDARCLVQWSSTFYYFEDGLTEFYQNGFKNLIKMFGGKLINN, from the coding sequence ATGAATACTAAAGAATATAAAAATTGGCGGGTTGTTGTGGTATGCGAATTAAATGCTCCACCGGCCAAAGTATGGGATTTGGTTGGAGGTTTTTATAACATCAATCAATGGCATCCAGATATTATAATTTCCGAAGTTCCGGAAAAGCAAGCAGAAGAAAGAGACATTCGTAGAAAAATAACGTTTCCCAATCAAAAACCAACGTACGAGGAATTGGTTTTTATGGATAATGAAAACATGCATTATAAGTACAAATGGAATAAAGGAGAATGGGGAGAAATTGTACAAAATTACCATGCACAAATTCAAGTAGTAGAAACAAAGTTAGATGCACGCTGTTTGGTACAATGGTCTTCTACATTCTATTACTTTGAAGACGGGTTAACAGAGTTTTACCAGAATGGTTTTAAAAATCTAATAAAAATGTTTGGCGGAAAATTAATCAATAATTAA
- a CDS encoding GMC oxidoreductase produces the protein MKNQYDYVIVGAGVAAATIAKGLLEHKHDTSILILEAGPEIIAKDRRFWWDYITRGERPYTFTYDQKFEADSTGNIEYQTDGVRVKAYGGSTMHWGAWCLRFRPEDFNLHTNTGEGADWPINYEDLESYYNDAEAFLSVCGDDNANWIPRSKPYPVPPFEWTAADGAMIEAWEQLDVVYQDGDIDPGTKTKIKSGKMPIARYRKCMTTGTCKYCPIGGRFNAQYVLDDLKNDTRFINFEVRVNAPVHKVNASSKSKIESVTYTDNLNGKKHTVYGDTIILASGAYNVPKLLRASKNEFWQDGIGNDYDLVGRFVVSHSMLNVVGKAKSNPNGWFQEYDFPTLMSHSYNTKEHQKKGKIFMFKNRTTPNVDIAQLMIEGKTREEIDEIVYGEMTINLQAFLEEKGKFSNRLEAKPGVDRFGLPLTTVHFSRTDEEMKNANDRLRLLEQVIEKMGLEVTSSRIDKPGGHHTTGTARMGTSPENSVTDKFMKVHDTDNLYVCSNAAFPTGSAVNPTLTLTAMAFRLVEHLKKTNQIKSKIEDVNTVDTI, from the coding sequence ATGAAAAACCAATATGATTATGTAATAGTTGGAGCTGGAGTTGCCGCTGCCACTATTGCAAAAGGATTACTAGAACATAAACACGATACGTCTATATTAATTTTAGAAGCAGGACCAGAAATTATAGCAAAAGACAGGCGCTTTTGGTGGGACTATATTACACGTGGCGAAAGGCCGTATACGTTCACCTACGATCAAAAATTTGAAGCAGATTCTACAGGGAATATCGAATATCAAACCGATGGTGTTCGCGTAAAAGCCTATGGAGGATCTACCATGCACTGGGGTGCTTGGTGCTTACGCTTCAGACCAGAAGATTTTAACCTTCATACCAATACAGGTGAAGGCGCCGATTGGCCTATTAACTACGAAGACTTAGAATCATACTATAACGACGCTGAAGCATTTTTATCTGTTTGTGGAGACGATAATGCAAATTGGATACCAAGATCGAAACCCTATCCCGTACCTCCTTTTGAATGGACCGCGGCAGATGGTGCCATGATAGAAGCATGGGAGCAACTAGATGTGGTTTATCAAGATGGCGATATAGATCCGGGGACAAAAACAAAAATAAAATCTGGAAAAATGCCAATTGCACGTTACCGAAAGTGTATGACCACGGGAACTTGTAAATACTGTCCCATAGGAGGGCGTTTTAACGCACAATATGTATTAGACGATTTAAAAAACGATACCCGATTTATCAATTTTGAAGTTCGAGTAAATGCACCGGTACATAAAGTGAATGCTTCGAGCAAATCAAAAATAGAATCTGTAACATATACAGACAATTTAAACGGAAAAAAACATACCGTATACGGAGATACCATAATCTTAGCTTCGGGAGCATATAATGTACCAAAACTGTTAAGAGCCTCAAAAAATGAATTTTGGCAAGATGGTATAGGCAACGACTATGATTTAGTAGGACGTTTTGTGGTATCGCACTCTATGCTCAATGTTGTTGGTAAAGCCAAATCAAATCCTAACGGATGGTTTCAGGAATATGACTTCCCTACCCTAATGTCTCATAGTTATAATACCAAAGAGCATCAAAAAAAGGGCAAGATTTTTATGTTTAAAAACCGTACCACTCCAAATGTCGATATCGCTCAATTAATGATAGAGGGAAAAACCAGAGAAGAAATAGATGAGATTGTTTACGGAGAAATGACCATTAATCTTCAAGCCTTTTTAGAAGAAAAAGGGAAATTTAGTAATAGACTAGAAGCAAAACCGGGAGTAGATCGTTTTGGTCTGCCTCTAACCACAGTGCACTTTAGTAGAACGGATGAGGAAATGAAAAATGCCAATGATCGCTTAAGATTATTGGAGCAGGTTATTGAAAAAATGGGCTTAGAAGTAACCTCCTCCCGTATCGACAAACCAGGAGGACATCATACCACAGGAACGGCTCGTATGGGTACTAGTCCAGAGAATAGCGTAACCGATAAATTTATGAAGGTGCACGATACCGATAACTTGTATGTATGCTCAAATGCCGCTTTCCCAACTGGAAGTGCTGTAAACCCTACACTTACCCTCACGGCAATGGCTTTTAGGTTAGTAGAACATTTAAAAAAAACCAACCAAATTAAATCAAAAATAGAAGATGTTAACACAGTCGACACAATATAA
- a CDS encoding phospholipase D-like domain-containing protein produces MRLKNEVNGVSLHVIAGTHVVLLCLDVNETARKELLGFTFVRKNTATGEVKPLKGFKQFKENASKSDTELIQAFLWGDYTAEPNTNYEYTATPVYRTPENKKNGSEIKIEITTENPDKGKHGVFFNRGTVGQAYARKFKNKNPDKVPNNEAYHWLSRGLEEAMLAFIAEAKGKDYSLRVAAYEFDYVPVIQALYDASKRGADVKIVYDHSKAGPWESTNKAIANVPGVEKLMIPRKSNSSIKHNKYIVLLHKGKPKEVWMGSTNFTRGGIFGQSNVGHIVRDEAIAEAYLEYWTRLSKDPDLKEIRPLNESHTPTPNGSLPKGITPIFSPRPDLSVLDWYGKQIEDAKESIGFTAAFGVNQDFADIMSKEDESLRYILLEHEGKTFNDFKDTPNNRIALGAILNDQEIKEEGLKNWEAEHLTGLNDHVKYLHTKYLFVDPLTDDPILITGSANFSKASTQSNDENMIIVRGDTNVVDVYLTEFVRLFNHYEFRDQLANNGLDEVYFSDYLATDNSWTNIYFKKGTQHYRERELFS; encoded by the coding sequence GAACCCATGTTGTACTACTATGTTTAGATGTAAACGAAACGGCAAGAAAAGAGTTGTTGGGCTTTACGTTTGTACGCAAAAACACCGCAACTGGAGAAGTAAAACCCCTTAAAGGTTTTAAACAATTTAAAGAAAATGCGAGTAAAAGCGACACCGAATTAATTCAAGCTTTTCTTTGGGGCGATTATACCGCAGAACCCAATACCAACTATGAGTATACAGCAACACCTGTTTACCGAACTCCCGAAAACAAAAAAAATGGTAGCGAAATTAAAATAGAAATTACAACTGAGAACCCAGATAAGGGTAAACATGGTGTCTTTTTTAACAGAGGAACAGTTGGGCAGGCATATGCTAGAAAATTTAAGAATAAAAACCCCGATAAAGTTCCAAATAATGAAGCATATCATTGGCTTTCCAGAGGATTGGAGGAAGCCATGCTCGCATTTATAGCAGAAGCAAAGGGAAAAGATTATTCGTTACGTGTTGCTGCTTACGAGTTTGATTATGTACCGGTTATTCAAGCGTTGTATGATGCTTCAAAAAGAGGGGCAGATGTTAAAATTGTATACGACCATTCAAAAGCGGGCCCTTGGGAAAGTACAAATAAGGCTATAGCTAATGTTCCAGGAGTTGAAAAGTTAATGATTCCCAGAAAATCGAACTCATCCATAAAACATAATAAATACATCGTACTACTCCATAAAGGAAAACCGAAAGAAGTATGGATGGGATCTACCAATTTTACTAGAGGAGGCATTTTTGGGCAATCCAATGTAGGGCATATAGTAAGAGACGAAGCTATAGCAGAAGCTTATTTGGAATATTGGACACGACTTTCCAAAGATCCTGACTTGAAAGAAATTCGCCCATTAAATGAAAGTCATACACCAACTCCTAACGGAAGTTTACCAAAAGGAATCACTCCTATTTTTAGCCCAAGACCAGATTTAAGCGTTCTGGATTGGTACGGAAAACAAATAGAAGATGCAAAAGAATCTATTGGATTTACAGCAGCTTTTGGAGTGAATCAAGACTTCGCCGATATAATGAGTAAAGAAGACGAATCGCTTCGTTACATTTTATTAGAGCATGAAGGAAAAACATTCAACGATTTTAAAGATACACCTAACAATAGAATTGCTTTAGGGGCTATACTTAATGATCAGGAAATAAAAGAAGAAGGTTTAAAAAATTGGGAGGCCGAGCATCTTACAGGCTTAAACGACCATGTTAAATATTTACATACAAAATACCTTTTTGTAGATCCGTTAACAGACGATCCAATACTCATCACAGGATCGGCTAACTTTTCCAAAGCATCTACGCAAAGCAATGATGAGAATATGATTATCGTTCGTGGCGATACTAACGTCGTGGATGTTTATCTCACAGAATTTGTCCGTCTTTTTAATCATTATGAATTTCGCGATCAATTAGCCAATAATGGTTTAGATGAGGTTTATTTCAGTGATTATCTAGCAACAGATAATTCCTGGACCAACATCTATTTCAAAAAAGGAACACAGCATTATAGAGAGCGAGAACTCTTCAGTTAA